The proteins below come from a single Cupriavidus sp. P-10 genomic window:
- a CDS encoding ParA family protein has translation MANISQPMPIDPTVTLAEISDFADVVTDYAVELRDQILAPRPRKTAPMFSTSEIAELCGLSRQQVLHMAKNSDGVLPEGQTVGRGRTFTLAEARNWVQQVSDIYQTPLVAGPSDFEGKIIITSQLKGGSAKTTTTMCLAQGLSLRGRKVLVVDLDPQASLSELCGLYAEKEVFADDSILPFIYNQDVEGGLEAKLQSTYWDGLDVIPAHTELVGAEYHLPAMQMKVPGFKFWQVLRDGLQPLRKKYDYIILDTSPSLSYLNLNALMAADAMVMPMVPENLDFFSSLSFWRLFSDVAKSFMRFEADKKYDFVSVLLTRVNYGPTSAAPVVRTWAQGAYRHWLAPFEVPASSVMSSGALAFTTVFDISSSHSQAKSLQRVRQPLVDYCRWVDDMFVKQWRPAQ, from the coding sequence ATGGCGAATATCAGTCAACCGATGCCCATAGACCCGACGGTCACCCTAGCTGAGATTAGCGATTTTGCAGATGTGGTGACCGACTACGCAGTCGAGTTACGTGACCAGATTCTTGCGCCGCGGCCACGTAAGACGGCACCGATGTTTAGTACTTCAGAAATTGCAGAGCTGTGTGGTTTGAGCCGTCAGCAGGTCTTGCACATGGCGAAGAATAGCGACGGTGTGCTGCCTGAAGGGCAGACCGTTGGTCGCGGCCGAACGTTTACTTTGGCTGAGGCAAGAAATTGGGTCCAACAAGTATCGGACATCTACCAGACCCCGCTGGTTGCTGGACCTAGCGATTTCGAAGGCAAGATTATTATCACTTCGCAATTGAAGGGTGGGTCCGCAAAAACGACTACGACTATGTGCTTAGCGCAAGGCCTTAGCTTGCGTGGCCGTAAGGTGCTGGTCGTCGATTTGGACCCCCAGGCGTCCCTTTCTGAGTTGTGCGGCTTGTACGCGGAGAAGGAGGTATTCGCCGATGACTCAATTCTGCCTTTCATTTACAACCAGGATGTCGAAGGTGGCTTGGAAGCGAAGTTGCAATCGACATACTGGGATGGCCTGGACGTTATTCCGGCTCACACGGAACTAGTGGGTGCGGAGTACCACCTCCCTGCTATGCAGATGAAGGTGCCAGGATTCAAATTCTGGCAGGTACTCCGTGATGGTCTCCAGCCACTGCGAAAGAAGTATGACTACATTATTCTGGATACTTCGCCGTCGCTGTCCTACCTCAACTTGAACGCATTGATGGCGGCCGATGCCATGGTCATGCCCATGGTGCCGGAAAACCTGGACTTCTTTAGCTCCTTGTCGTTCTGGCGACTCTTTTCGGATGTCGCAAAGTCATTCATGAGATTCGAAGCCGATAAGAAGTACGACTTCGTGTCAGTGCTCTTGACGCGAGTTAACTATGGGCCCACATCGGCAGCTCCTGTGGTGCGAACTTGGGCTCAAGGTGCATATCGGCATTGGCTCGCCCCTTTTGAAGTGCCTGCCAGCTCAGTGATGAGCTCCGGCGCACTGGCATTTACCACGGTGTTTGACATCAGCAGCTCACACAGCCAAGCCAAGTCGCTTCAGCGTGTTCGGCAGCCGCTGGTGGATTACTGCCGTTGGGTTGACGACATGTTTGTGAAACAGTGGAGGCCTGCACAATGA
- a CDS encoding tyrosine-type recombinase/integrase, with product MLSTGVAAHRRGYDVTSSSGGAAAATPHPLRNTFLATHAVANDVPTDVLQRLLDHASLQTTSLYVPSERKRTLHEIAKLFESHT from the coding sequence ATGCTGTCAACGGGCGTTGCAGCGCATCGCAGGGGATACGACGTTACTTCTTCATCAGGTGGAGCGGCAGCTGCTACGCCCCATCCATTGCGGAACACCTTCCTCGCCACCCATGCGGTAGCCAATGATGTCCCGACAGATGTCCTTCAAAGGCTGCTGGACCATGCCTCATTGCAAACGACTTCGCTGTATGTGCCCTCGGAGAGAAAGCGCACCTTACATGAAATCGCCAAGCTTTTTGAGAGCCATACGTGA
- a CDS encoding ParB/RepB/Spo0J family partition protein codes for MSNIREQMLAKTANIRSTADRKPDATRRANRTETAPGMAGALAAAQLRVQELEATGLPSELPVADIVPNPWQPRRTFNELKLTELAESIREVGLLQPIVVRRVEPGFQLVAGERRWRAHKMLGLENIKAVVVDCSDADMIVLALVENIGRDDLSDYEIALSIQRSEKEFPNRTRLAEAVGLSRRGLYKFMAFYDLPDFVKHDLDLQPSLLGSNAADALASCLKKHGEAGVSATRELWTDVVGGHLDQGKLAAAVTALATKKVSGSAARERSIEKFFAGQNHAGSITKDIKNFTVKIKTGVLSDSQETRIRQFISELFSGTPN; via the coding sequence ATGAGCAACATTCGCGAACAAATGCTCGCCAAGACGGCGAACATCCGCTCAACGGCGGACCGTAAGCCGGATGCCACTCGTCGAGCAAATCGGACTGAGACAGCGCCAGGTATGGCGGGCGCATTGGCTGCCGCGCAATTGAGGGTTCAAGAGTTAGAGGCGACGGGGTTGCCTTCGGAACTGCCGGTTGCGGATATTGTTCCCAACCCCTGGCAGCCGCGGCGCACCTTCAATGAACTCAAGCTGACAGAGCTTGCTGAATCGATTCGCGAGGTTGGGTTACTGCAGCCTATCGTAGTACGTCGCGTTGAGCCAGGTTTCCAACTTGTGGCCGGTGAGCGCCGGTGGCGTGCACATAAGATGTTGGGGCTCGAGAACATCAAGGCTGTCGTCGTCGACTGCAGCGACGCGGACATGATTGTGTTGGCCTTGGTCGAAAACATCGGCCGAGACGACCTTTCCGACTACGAGATCGCCTTGTCTATTCAACGTTCGGAAAAGGAGTTCCCGAACCGTACACGACTTGCGGAGGCGGTAGGCTTGTCCAGGCGAGGGCTTTACAAGTTCATGGCTTTCTATGATTTGCCCGATTTCGTGAAGCATGACTTGGACCTGCAGCCAAGTCTTCTTGGGAGTAACGCCGCAGATGCACTGGCGTCTTGCCTGAAGAAACACGGAGAGGCGGGTGTGTCGGCAACTAGAGAACTATGGACCGATGTCGTCGGGGGCCATCTTGATCAGGGCAAGCTCGCCGCGGCCGTAACCGCATTGGCTACTAAAAAAGTGTCGGGCTCAGCGGCTCGCGAGCGCTCCATCGAAAAGTTCTTTGCTGGTCAGAACCACGCGGGCAGCATCACAAAGGATATAAAGAACTTTACAGTAAAAATCAAAACCGGAGTTCTATCCGACTCCCAGGAGACGCGGATTCGCCAGTTCATCAGCGAACTATTCAGTGGCACTCCAAATTGA